From the genome of Pelobates fuscus isolate aPelFus1 chromosome 6, aPelFus1.pri, whole genome shotgun sequence, one region includes:
- the HNRNPDL gene encoding heterogeneous nuclear ribonucleoprotein D-like: protein MSGYGNMEDFSEGSKINASKNQQDEGKMFIGGLSWDTSKKDLTEYLSRFGEVVDCTIKTDPITGRSRGFGFVLFKEAISVDKVLEMKEHKLDGKLIDPKRAKALKGKEAPKKVFVGGLSPDTTEEQIKEFFGKFGEIENIELPMDTKTNERRGFCFITFTGEEPVKKLLESRFHQIGSGKCEIKVAQPKEVYRQQQQQQKGGRGGGPTSGRGGSRGRGRGGQGQSWNQGYNNYYDQGYGGYGNNYSEQGYNNYSGYDYPSYNYSNYGGYNQGYTDYSGQQSTYGKASRGGNHQNNYQPY from the exons ATGAGCGGTTACGGAAACATGGAAGACTTCTCCGAAGGCTCCAAGATCAATGCTAGCAAGAACCAGCAGGATGAGGG gAAAATGTTTATTGGAGGTTTGAGTTGGGACACAAGCAAAAAAGATCTCACAGAATATCTCTCTCGGTTTGGTGAGGTGGTTGACTGTACAATTAAAACAGATCCAATTACTGGAAGGTCCAGAGGCTTTGGTTTCGTACTCTTTAAGGAAGCAATAAGTGTGGATAAA GTGCTGGAAATGAAAGAACACAAGCTTGATGGTAAACTCATTGATCCTAAACGGGCAAAGGCATTGAAGGGCAAAGAGGCTCCCAAAAAAGTATTTGTTGGTGGCCTTAGTCCAGACACCACAGAAGAGCAGATAAAAGAATTTTTTGGAAAATTTGGAGAG ATTGAAAATATTGAGCTGCCAATGGACACAAAGACAAATGAAAGGAGGGGATTCTGCTTTATTACTTTCACTGGTGAAGAGCCTGTTAAGAAACTCCTGGAAAGCAGGTTTCATCAGATTGGATCAGGAAAG TGTGAGATAAAAGTTGCACAGCCCAAGGAAGTTTACcgacagcagcagcagcaacagaaGGGAGGAAGAGGTGGAGGACCAACATCTGGTAGAGGAGGCTCTCGAGGGAGAGGCAGAG GCGGTCAAGGTCAAAGCTGGAATCAGGGTTACAATAACTACTATGATCAAGGGTATGGTGGCTATGGAAACAACTACAGTGAACAAGGTTACAACAATTACAGTGGCTATGACTATCCCAGTTACAACTACAGCAACTATGGTGGATACAATCAAGGATATACAGACTACAGTG GTCAACAGAGCACATACGGCAAGGCATCACGAGGTGGAAACCATCAAAACAACTATCAACCTTACTAA